GGCTAGTATGCAATATTTgtaatatgagaaaaataagatGAAAGTCAATGTATTAAAACTGTGTATGTATTAACTCCAGTATATTGAGTCAATATGTGGGATGCCGTTCAATTATTCTGTATATacaaatatgtcacatttgAATGGCATtaataacattcatttttatatagcgtacacttagcTACCAGTTTATCAGGTACACTGAGCTGAAATCAGTGCAGTCTCATAAACAGTTTTATAGAGGCTTTGATTGAACTTTACAGTCATTATGAAAAATGTAGCCTGTGGGGCTGTTGAATTGTACTGTGTAATATTTAGTCCACACTAAGTCAGAAACAATATTAGTATACACTATAATCAATCctcaatgcaaaacaaacaaacagaaaaaagcttaAGCGCTTAAAAAAAAGGGTCACTTTTAACCCAATTTGGGCCAGTCAATACTTGGTCAATCTAGCATCGACTCCCATGAATACATgaatataaaatcataaaatacacCCCAAAAAAGTCTTGTGAGTAAGAGGATGAGTCACCTGTGTGGGGTCAACACTAGCTAGTATGAGTCATTATTCTTTCTGCGTCAGAAAACAACCCAAAGAAAGACCCAAAGCCCACCCTGAAACTGGGTTAGTAACCTGAGCCAGTAGTTTTAGTGTACAcgttacagtttaaaaaatgtgtagttTAAGTTGTCACCTTGTTTTTCCCTCTACCTTTGTCTCCTCTACCTTGTACCCACCTGTGATCTGCAACCTGTGAGCCTAATCCAGCGGcatcatataaaaaaacagcagtataATGCAATctcttttttctgcagcagctcctgaaAGCCTCATGAAGACAGAGCAGGGTTCCTGCAGTTTAAGCCAAGATAGATTTAAGACCTCTTTAACCTTTTGTTATGCCACTCAGAATGAATTAAGACCAactttctaataaccaaaattgaaggaCAACTTCTTTTGCCCAAATGTTATTAACTAattaaacatgactttttttttgtcaagtgaAAAAGCTAGATTATCTacgtcaaatgttgaaaaaacaacccttttagAGTGGAAAGCATGGAAgaaaatgaacatattatattatcataaaagtgtCTATTTGGTTTACCGATAGGAGTGAGAAACATCTggctcttttttccttttggctttttctgggcaattttgtgtttctcagtctgCATATTAGATTGCACTGCTttgattcccatcatgacgaggttaagaaaaggaatttactcaaatatttaacacaaaagttaccaattattttgagattttaaaatattaaaataaaattaaaatattcataaaatcctactgtCTATGTCTGAGCATTGtcaagacttttaaaagattaatttatgtcaatttaataaaatttaatttaacgCCAGACTTTTAAAGGATCCACAGGGACCCTGCAGAGAGTGAgtacaataaacacaaagaaataacacAGGAATTTCTGATGCAATTTGACAGAGCGGTGACTGTGGAAAGATTTACAGTACTTTCCAGTACGACCACGACTCGATACGTACAACTAAAACCACAAAGACCTTTCGACAACAACAGTGTTAATGGAACAACCACAGTCCAGCATATAAAACCCGCGGCACAAGTCACAGACGGAAATAAGTCATATGTGCAAACTAATTAATAAATCATGCTGTAGGATTAATAATTAATGTGCACAAGGAAACAGTGTTGAACAGTATTGTCGACAGTGTTCACAAGCAAAATCTGTGCTATCTCTATCCAAAAacaaattgcacatttttgtgtagCAGTTTATACTCTGACAAAGAAGGTTCAAAAGAGTTTCTGGTGCAACACTGACAGTTGGTTAGGAAACCTTCCATCATGTTTCGACTCTCTGGCTCTTCAAAAGATCAAGACAAGGTGGCTCACTGTTTTTTCAACGGTGAAAATTCACCCTTACCCTGTCTACAACCTCCTGCACAGAAGCAccttcagcagcagactgatAAAAGCATGATGCACCATGGGAAGTCATTTCTTCCTGAGGCTATCGGACTCAACAGCTCATCTACCTCCTGCTGAGAGAtggacagcagagacacaaacagctgagGGGACTCCAACCTCCTCAGCTGTATCATCTTATTTTTTACAATCACAACTCAGCTCCTCACAACGTGATATAATGAGATGTAATTTGCATTAGAGACCGCAAAGAGAAAGTGTATGTCcaaagtttagaaaaaacatattttgcctCTTATctgtagagctatttatcaaattagattgttttggtgtgaggaAATTAGGAAATTAATTCGCATTAGGAAGCGTGCATCTGCACGGATGGCGTCTTCCTCAGATGAGCTGTAACATCAGATAGCTCAGTGGCGCTAGATGCACTGGCAGTAAATGCACACTTATGTTtacagagaaaatagttcctacatgaaaccactcaaataaaagtctgtggattatcttgagtagccGGATCATAATTTCTTGAAAgcgacattgctgttgagttttccaactgaatttttttttcttggcactttgagcaacaCATGCCTAGCGCCATCTAGTTcaattatattggagaaaaggcagacatctgtGTGGCCAATAACTCAAACACCCGGCAATCCACTAATCACGCAGATTCCATTGACTTCCattgattttactttgaaaattttaaaagcTAGTGTGACTCAGCCTTTATAATTAGATTTATTCAAATGTATattaaccaaaacatttttatctattaatcTGTGTCACAAATCCTAATTAAATCTGTCACTTAGATAACCAGTCTTCAGACAGACAATCAGAGAATACAGTtcatctcttttcttcttcactaTCTTATGCTGTAGGACtaatttgctgtttattttaggTACATGAAGCAACTTCAAAAACCTGCTGACTGAGCAGCTTGCTTGAGAAGAGATGTGGCGCGTGAGacatgaaattgttttttgggtCAACCGCCatatcactttagaaacacagCTTTTAGATTTGAAATGGTTGTTTATGACTATTGATTTTAAACTGGAGTCTATAATTGACCTTTGTAAAAAATGGTTGCTgtagatatagatataaataactttaagactgtataatattttctaaaatattctCATATCAGTTCTTTGGGCACTGATGGAAGAGGTATTCAGCAAAGGTGTGGACTTAAGTCTAATGACTCAGATTCGAGTCAGAGTCAAGTCACAAATAGCCTGTGATGACTTTAaactcaacttgacaaaatctGAAATAGACTTGCAACTGGACTTGGACTCTAACTCCAATGACTTCACTCAGACTTGagctttttttactttaaatacctGATACCTTCCCCACAAGCCCcgagttatttaaaaagtacaccACAAATTGTTTCACTTCTTTTTCCTGAATCTACTTAACATTAACGCTATTAATTCCCAACATACCCCCAGATCCACATTGTGTGAACCAATCAAAGTGCAGGAAATAACCATAAAGAACTATTACTAATtactaaaaatgtaatttgaagagtaactaaagctgtcagaaaaagcagtgcagtaaaaagtacaatatttgacTCAGGAATGTAGTGGAGTATAAGTATAAagtacctcagatttgtacttcagtgcaatacttgagtaaatgtactttgttactcAATGCTAATGGCAGCAAGTGTTGGTTCCTAAGAGGCAGTGCACTTGGTGTTAGTCTCATATATAAAGGGGAAACTgggtttcagttttgttttggccAACCACATCCTGTGGACCGCTGTATCTTCACAGGAAAACAGCAGCTACTTCAGCCACGATTACATGATGAATAACTGTTGACCTGTGAACGCCTGCCACAGTGTGTCAGTCCGCTCTAAAGCCACATCATAGCTgcgtatttctgtgtgttttaggtATGATAGAAAACTCAAGTGTGCTGGCTGCAGTCCTGACAGTTGTGTCGGTGTTGTCACTGAGTCTGATGTCGGTCCTCTGCCTACGATGCAAAAAGAAATCCAGTaagtgtgtgtctctcagtATGTTATCTGTGCATGCCACAGTAGTAAGTGGTGGTGGATGAACAACTTGATCTGAGTCAAATGTGGGCTTGTTTTTGGCTGCTTCGCCTGTTTTTGCAGGCACATTTTGCGGAGGCAACTTTTCACACTAAACTTTTTctagtgctttttttttttttttatagatttaagTAGTAGGTTCTCTGTATTATGAGTGGTGTGGGGAGTGTATGAGTGAGAGTGTGCTGCATGGCTGGCACTGATTGTGGTGCATTCAGGTCCACATGTCAAAGACGTTAGAGTTGCACAGTTCTGCACAAATGTCTGTCTTCATAAGCAGCTAAATTCAAAGTGGACATTATAAAAGTATCACAAACTACTACTTCACTGCTTTGTATCTCTTGCAGAAATCATACACGAGGAGCACCAAATATACGACCCACAGCCACAGACATTGTAAGTGATAAAGAATTTGttctagggctgggcaatatggaggAAATCAAATGTCACAATGTTTTTGATCACAAATTGATAATGTGATGATATCGTCGCGCATAAAGTATTTATACAATGAGATCGTTGacaaataatcattagtaatgtggatataatgactacaTAGGTGAGTCAtcagaaaattacaacaatttgctgtaatgcagcattaaaaactaggaaaagacaacacaagaCAGTATCTCGCCTTAATTTGTTCCACAGTAGATCATAGCTTTAACCATTATTTCTACtcgattttttttaactaggagaaaaaaaaaaacaactgtaaaattATAACCCAAACTATCTACATCCATCACAATTTATCATGGATGTATAAGGTAATGTATAATgataaaatggataaaaatcaCCTGTATTACCTGTTTAAGAATCTTTATCACCTTTACATactatccatttttttttataaatgtaaaaaaacaacctataaTTAAAAgtctttataaaaacattttatcaatcATTAATAGTAAATAAAAACCTTAATTTTACCATTGGCCTTCATCTAAAGTAAAAAAGCATACATCAGTCAGTCTGTTTACACTGCGGTAAAGTGTGAGTCTTGTTTAATtgaatatgtaataataaacaTCCTTACTTTTTGACAATATTATGTTTACAGCCTACGTGGGGGAAGTATGTTTGCTGTGACACAATCAAAAACAGGTAAAGTAAATCAGATTCTGTATCTGTTGTTGGTAAATGAGAAGTTATTTCTATTCATTATTtgcttttaataaaaatatttaaccaGTGATGGAAGTACAGTTACTCAAATACTGAACAAATCTGAGACACATttacttcacttgagtatttccaaCTCCACACTACTACTCAACTGCATTTCAAGTCCAATATTGTAGGGGGAGACTGGGGACGGTTGCAACACGATTTGCAATTCTCTCAGTAACTCAGAGACTATTTGAACTAACCCCaaccaaatttaaatttattaacCTTACATCTGTCTGCTATTTACCCATACCATATAAACTTCAAATTGTTCCCAATatttatttgaacaaaaaagGTCAGATGTTGCTGCCGACCCCAACCCTGAGGACGGTTGCAATATGTTAAAACTATATTAAATTGAATTAgttaactttttcattttgtctcaaTAAGaaaagtatgttgaaaatatgcattgttgtattattatatcctaatatcatttatttatacattaatattagttcagcatttatttatttattttgtcatatttatcaAATAACAGttattgaatttgtttttgggGAACTCCTCTGTTAGTAACCCTCTTGGATATATGGATTAGTGAaaacttaaaagtaaaaattctaCTTTTAAAGGATTTATTCAGTGTATGATAAACAATAATGGCTCACTACTTAATAATGGACCATAACAATGATATGgttacttaaaaacaaaatttgggtgaactatccttTAATGTAATCACAGTGACACATGTtggaaaatacagttttgtggGCTGTTTTGATATGGCTGCTTAACTTGGGGACAGTTGCAACAACTTGTTGCAACCATCAACGACTTGTTGCAACCGTCCTTCCACCGCTGTCTTTAACTGACTTTTATTGCcgttttctttttcagttacCAGAGCAAATCAGATCACTTCAACCACAGTGTATGTATATTTCCACATCACATAATCTGATTTTATTATAACAACATAGGCCTCCTGATAGGCTATTAGTCTGTGGCACGCCATCTATTCAAATCGACTTGTAATTGCTGTGTGAACTAGAATCCTTTTATTGAACAGTGCTTTGGCAAAGTATTAACATgtctttaaagtttaaaatttggGGGAGTAACgcttttctttggcttttttccaTGTGCGTGATGAGAAAATCAATAATACTCTCGTGTTAGTGCATTCAGTACAGAGCTATAGAGACactgttagcttagcataaagagtgGGAACAGGTGGAAACAGTTAGCCTGTctgttaaaggttaaaaaaaacacccactcaAACCTCAAAATATTAGTAATTAATACATCTGACGTCCTTAGTTTAAATCGCTACACAAATGGAAATATAACAccccaccttttttttcttttagtgggGTATGAACTGGAGACAtgtggttagcttagcttagcatagaaGCCGGGGTAAACAACTACCCTGGCTTTGTATAAAGGTTGAAAAACACCtaccaaaatctcaaaatatcacaaattaaTACATTCGATCTCCTTTGTTAAACtggaacacaaacagaaatgtaaaaaaaaatatatatatatattttttagcgggggaactatgagctggagaaatgttgtttattttagcttagcataaatattaaaagcaggggaaacaacagttttatttttgcagtgttcaaatgtctttcacaagcatttaaactttagaaacaaattgcttttatttcttttgaaagcactgaaataaaggcaatgagcagtatggcaaaaatgtcccacaaattgcaagaaattagtcaaatgtGACAAGATAAATGATGtgatgagagaaagaaaaaattaacaaaaataatagggaaaaaatgtcatgagAAATGCATATTTATTAATTAGAATAGTATATTTAACATGATGTtccataaatatatttatatattaatttggcacttttttcaggtaatttccttgtctgtttttttaactgtccttttttgctaattttcaggatattttattgtaaattttacttgtttcttacaatttttttttagggtaaATTCTTTCAAAGTGCCTCCTTCATATgttcttgaaaaaaatcaggcaactttgcttaggtttcaaagggctaatacattttatctcctttgtttaatctgtacactaacataaatataaaaacaacaatttgttattttaatggaGGGATTATTtccctataaaaaaaatacgCTAAGCACTTCATTACCAGTTAATGAGGTGCTGCGTCTCTGGCAGatttaaaatgtgacacataTTTGACCTCACAGAATAATacaatttcatgttttacagTGAAATTCAAGAGAATTTTGAGGACCTTTCAACAGGTAAACTCCTCGTGCTTTTGAATATATTCTAGTCAAATATTTTGACACCAATAACAATACTGACTCTATTCTATTATGCAAGAGATTTACATTTACTGTCTTATGCGTAACAGCTGCAAACGATGAACAGTCAGACTATCAAAATATCTCAGATGGTAGGTTTACACACATaattcacaaaaatacatttaagaatttataattttttcacATATATTTATCATTCCTGTGTTGCCATAGCTCAAACAGGAGGTCCTGAACATACATATGTGTAAGtatttaagctatttttatacattttctcattaaataaagataaagaaagcttaaaacatgtcatatttgaatACTGTTTTATAGAGATCCACTCCCAATCTCAgtgtatgaaaatgaaaagactgGCTCAAGATTAACAGGTCAGAATCTGTATCCTTCAGACTACTGTATAAAAACTtaaatagtggaaaaaaaactggaagTGTGTTAATAACCAATTGTTTCTAGTTTTAACATTAATcatatgtatttctttttcttttatagaTGCTGGTGAGACTCCAGGTGTCTATGagaacatcatcacatcattgGCAATAAAAGATGGTATGTTCAATCATTGTATCATAACActgatgcagaaataaaaataatatctcAAAATTACAGGATGCAAAATTTGGACTCATTCATACTGTTGCTTTACCGGACAGATGATGACGACTACGAGAACTCTGACTTTCTGGGCCGAGTGCAAGAGCAAGAGGACGGTGAGCGTCATGACTAATACTTATTTATTAAGTTTACCTTCACAAGACGTATATTCTATGGTTTTTTGTTGCCCAAGATTGGAGAATACCAAAATATTCTCCTAAAGCAGAGGAAATTTTGTATAATACATGACCAGATTTGAACCTACAGATAGAATTAAGTGAAGCTGAGCTGCAACATTTAGCCAAATAATTGATAAGGAAGGAGGAAACTTGGAGGAAACTCAATGATTTGTATGAAGACTTTTAAAGACCTATAGATAGTAAACTGATAATAAAATCATACCTTAATTATCTATTTATtgtcaccctttgaaaccttaacaAATTGGGTCAAAagcataggaagaaggcaattaaagaagaaattatttttaaaaaatcaagtaatataaaatacaagaaaattacctaacaatcagtaaaaaaaatcaaaacaaaataaaattaaataaataaaaaaacaaaaacaaaacaaacggcAAACAAACtagggaaaaaatgcttaaaaatataacaaaccTGTAAcaccattttaaatatgtttttatgctaaACAGATACAGTTTTTTCCTTaggctatatttttttttattatatattatattttgccCATGACATTTTCCCCAAgcttttataaatataattttccaaatctataACTTTCTTGCAATATAGCTGATATGATGTTATTACATAAAGGTTTTGAAAACACATCTTGCATTTTATCTATCGTCTTCTGTAACAGATGAACCAGATTATGTGAATGAAAATGGCTGACTGCACCTGATGCGGACTCCACTGACAGCACCAGAAAACATCAGCCTGCACTCTGTAGTTTCTATTTTCTGAAATTGAGAGTAAAAGTTACATTTCTTTATTCCTGCACTGTCATGTGAATAAAATGAGGTTGGACCTTTATTGTGTGCGAAAACTGAggctgccatctagtggttaaAAATCCACAGacataaaagacaaatgtttttttttataatcttgtCGAAGAATTTGATGTGAACTTCAGAGTAATAAACAAGGTTGTGGGTTTACATGTGAAATGGAAGGTTTGGGGGTCCTCTGCCAAAAAAATCTGagcatttatatttaattttgtgaattcTGGTgactttttatgcaccaatttaagcattttcagcatcattttatggtgtaaatgtcttaataaaaaggagtcctctgctactttcatgttttaattgggAGGgtaaatgcacatgttctaaatttTGAGGAGGGATGTGTCTCCTGAGTGTCCCCCAAACTTTCACCCATAGTATTAACTATTTCAAAAGTGACATTTATTACTTTAGTGACTTTCACTTCTATTTAGAAACCTAAAAAAAGCTTGTattataatttttgaaaataaatttctttttgcaaaagCTCCAAACTTTtagctgtatttttattttttatctacaTTTAGTGTGCAAAAAATCTTAACGGTAAAGTAACGAAAGTTGTCAGATAcatgtagtaaagtaaaaaatatttctctctgaaatgtagcTGAAGTAAAAGGcgacatgagaaaaaaatcactcaagtTAAGTACACTCACATCCAGTATATCAAATTTATActaaagtacagtacttgagaaaatgtacttagtttTCTGTGAGTTGATGGATGATTTGTCTTCACAATAAactgctatggcatgttttttttttattgaaaattaatCTCTGATTACTACCTGTACTTAAAATGAGGAAACAGTCACAGACACGTTTTTAAACACAGAGACGGTTTTATTATTCTGAGCAGATCAGTTGAGATCAACGGCACGTCTCCGTCTGAGCCGCTCAGAAACCAACAACCAGATTTAAAGACAGATGACCAGAGCCGACGAAAACAAAACGCCTACGCACGCACACATCACACGAACcgtttctttatatatatatactgtatgtatacaCACTGAGGGTGGTGCAGTGACGCTTACCATGATGGTTACGCAAAAGTGACGCAgcaatacacacactcacattcacacgaGCCAGTGTTTAAGTGTCTCGGGGTGAACGGCTAGCTTTAACACAGATTCAGGTGACAGTAACACCATATCTGCTGTGTTTCAGCCGCTTATTCAGCAggttgacagaaaaaaatttatcatctgagcaaaaaaaagcaaaaaaaaaaaaaaaaaacacctcccGTCTTAACAAACCATTTGATCTTTTTGTCTTAAAGGTTTTACTCCTCTACTTGCCGAGTTACATCAGCATGTTGCAGTAAGGCAGAAGGCTCTACATCGATAGATCTGAGGCAAAGTaaactttacttaaaaaacaaagactgaatAGAAGATTAAATGGCTGtaaaagcagatgtttttttttaaggtttcagGAGGAAACAAGTCTGGCTGAGTAGCTACACACCTTTCGCACTTCAACACGCATTCACCCAAACACCAGCAGGCTGATGGGAAGTTTAGACACTGCTCAGTGCGTCCACACCCGGCAGGACTTTAcctgaaaaacagagaaaacacacaagtcCGCATCATCAGGCTTCAGTGAGAGTGATTTaagattcatgtttttttatttgtgaatgaACGTcattctgtttttgcaacaaactgattagaaaaattacaatttggTAAATTCTAAATGGAGGGATcttgtaaattaaatatatatacaatgaaaaaataaccacGAGAATCAGAAACCAAGTTCATATCTTTGAAGAAATATGGGGAAAATGGGAAAATGGAATGAAAGTTAAGAAATAGTTATTTTATATGAACTTACATACATGTACcagtta
This genomic window from Plectropomus leopardus isolate mb chromosome 13, YSFRI_Pleo_2.0, whole genome shotgun sequence contains:
- the si:dkey-183i3.6 gene encoding LAT2 domain-containing protein translates to MIENSSVLAAVLTVVSVLSLSLMSVLCLRCKKKSKIIHEEHQIYDPQPQTFLRGGSMFAVTQSKTVTRANQITSTTVEIQENFEDLSTAANDEQSDYQNISDAQTGGPEHTYVDPLPISVYENEKTGSRLTDAGETPGVYENIITSLAIKDDDDDYENSDFLGRVQEQEDDEPDYVNENG